Proteins encoded together in one Oryzias latipes chromosome 11, ASM223467v1 window:
- the LOC101163258 gene encoding oxysterol-binding protein-related protein 3: protein MTTPSPTHSDSSDSSKHESNRDSWEIVEGLRGVPASMQEPDRQEGFLLKRRKWPMKGWHKRYFVLVKGIMTYGKRGTDIQKGKIHGCIDVGLSVMSIKKKAMCIDLDTEDNIYHLKVKSSELFEEWVSKLRHHRLFRQNEIAVYPHERHLFHPHASSSPTFNDSYRRSTLTKQASVHQAKVSSWLHSSEDMNKCSKELEECESYLLELNLLLKSMEVMHRTYSAPAITSLQASAYDNPKKEKRPKRWRSKNNGKETKATLQVPSCISSQSPRLHASNPNLSTTSSQEVCSESPDSPTDVSRLQEDFCRLANNIHTTLKSAHSSLTAERDRLKHTIDLQGPQPAQVVGLKGVFSSESPGTPQSLVHQISNESKTSIPESISEFFDAQEYLLSSSSSENEVSDDDSYVSDVSDSVSMDTFDGRSERQNSVSSVVTVARRRSTLPSTCPSSSVSLWNILRNNIGKDLSKVAMPVQLNEPLNTLQRLCEELEYSNLLDIANQTHDPYQRMVFVATFAISAYTSTYCRAGSKPFNPVLAETYECDRPEKGFRFIAEQVSHHPPVSACHADSKNFKFWQDVRWKNKFWGKSMEIVPIGTTHVTLPAFGDHYEWNKVTSCIHNILSGQRWIEHYGEMSIKNVNGDVCQCKITFIKAKSWSSTVNEIKGVVTNAEGKTVHSIFGKWHESVFQGDPPSATCIWRAKPMPKDQEQYYGFTQFAVELNELDSNLRPLLPPTDTRFRPDQRLLEEGNIDGAEEQKQRIEQLQRERRKVLQDNNMTHQPRFFKKSKDDTWISNNTYWELRRDSGFSKMDFSVLW, encoded by the exons GATAGCTGGGAGATTGTGGAGGGTCTCAGGGGGGTGCCTGCCAGCATGCAGGAGCCCGACAGACAGGAAGGCTTCCTGCTCAAGAGGAGGAAGTGGCCAATGAAGGGATGGCATAAG CGATATTTTGTGCTGGTGAAGGGCATCATGACGTATGGGAAGCGAGGGACGGAT ATTCAGAAAGGGAAGATTCATGGTTGCATAGACGTCGGCCTCTCCGTCATGTCTATCAAAAAGAAAGCCATGTGTATTGACCTGGACACTGAGGACAACATCTATCACCTCAAG GTGAAGTCCTCAGAGCTGTTTGAGGAGTGGGTGTCAAAGCTGCGTCACCACCGTTTGTTTCGACAGAACGAAATTGCGGTGTATCCTCATGAGAGGCACCTCTTCCACCCCCACGCCTCGTCCTCTCCAACCTTTAATGACTCGTATAGACGG TCCACTCTTACCAAGCAGGCGTCGGTCCACCAGGCTAAAGTCAGCTCCTGGCTTCACTCTTCAGAAGACATGAACAAGTGCTCCAAGG AGCTAGAGGAATGCGAGTCTTATCTGTTGGAACTCAACCTGCTGCTAAAGAGCATGGAGGTCATGCATCGCACATACTCTGCTCCAGCCATCACATCACTACAA GCGTCTGCCTATGACAACCCTAAGAAGGAGAAAAGGCCAAAGAGATGGAGATCCAAAAACAATGGCAAAGAAACTAAAGCCACACTTCAG GTCCCCAGCTGTATCTCTTCTCAGTCCCCTCGTCTTCATGCTTCCAATCCCAACctctccaccacctcctcccaGGAAGTCTGTTCCGAGTCCCCAGACTCCCCGACAGACGTGTCGCGTCTACAGGAAGATTTCTGCCGGCTAGCCAACAACA TTCACACTACCTTAAAATCAGCACACAGTTCTCTAACAGCAGAGAGAGACAGACTGAAGCACACCATCGACCTGCAGGGCCCCCAGCCGGCACAAGTTGTGGGTCTAAAGGGTGTCTTTTCCTCA GAATCGCCTGGAACCCCTCAGTCCCTGGTCCACCAGATCTCCAATGAGAGCAAAACCTCCATTCCAGAATCCATATCAGAGTTCTTTGACGCCCAAGAGTACCTGCtgtcctcttcttcatctgaaAATGAG GTGTCTGATGATGACTCTTACGTCAGCGATGTCAGTGACAGCGTCTCCATGGATACGTTCGATGGGAGGAGCGAGAGACAAAACTCTG TCAGCAGCGTGGTGACCGTCGCTCGTAGGCGTTCCACGCTGCCATCCACCTGCCCCTCCAGCAGTGTTAGCCTGTGGAACATCCTGAGAAACAACATCGGCAAAGACCTGTCCAAAGTCGCCATGCCCGTGCAGCTCAACGAGCCGCTCAACACCCTCCAGAGACTGTGCGAGGAGCTGGAGTACAGCAACCTGCTGGACATCGCAAACCAGACTCATGACCCCTACCAGCGCATG GTGTTTGTTGCCACGTTTGCAATATCTGCCTATACTTCCACCTACTGCCGGGCGGGAAGCAAACCCTTTAACCCTGTCCTGGCTGAGACGTACGAGTGCGACCGGCCCGAGAAAGGCTTCCGGTTTATAGCCGAGCAG GTGAGTCACCACCCGCCTGTGTCAGCATGTCATGCGGATTCAAAGAACTTCAAATTTTGGCAAG atGTACGATGGAAAAATAAATTCTGGGGGAAATCCATGGAAATAGTCCCGATTGGAACCACCCATGTGACTCTACCTGC ctttgGGGACCACTATGAATGGAACAAAGTAACATCCTGCATCCACAACATTCTCAGCGGCCAGCGGTGGATAGAACACTACGGAGAGATGTCCATCAAGAACGTCAACGGTGATGTTTGCCAGTGTAAAATCACATTCATCAAG GCAAAATCGTGGAGCTCCACGGTGAATGAAATAAAGGGCGTGGTTACAAATGCTGAAGGGAAGACTGTGCACTCCATTTTTGGAAAGTGGCACGAATCTGTGTTTCAAGGAGACCCTCCTTCTGCCACGTGCATCTGGAGAGCAA AGCCCATGCCCAAGGACCAGGAGCAGTACTACGGCTTCACCCAATTTGCAGTGGAGTTAAATGAGCTGGACTCAAATTTAAGACCACTGCTCCCTCCTACTGACACACGCTTTAGGCCAGACCAGAG GCTGCTAGAAGAAGGGAACATAGACGGCGCTGAGGAGCAGAAGCAGAGGATAGAGCAGCTCCAGAGGGAGAGAAGGAAAGTGCTGCAGGACAACAACATGACACACCAGCCTCGCTTTTTCAA GAAATCCAAGGATGACACCTGGATAAGCAACAACACATACTGGGAGCTGCGCAGAGACTCCGGCTTCAGCAAAATGGACTTCTCTGTGTTATGGTGA